Proteins co-encoded in one Streptococcus ruminicola genomic window:
- a CDS encoding cytochrome O ubiquinol oxidase → MLDFVKAHLSTILLTSSTLVLTLIYLAEAKWQIMMVWGIFTLFNIVRLAFAYKKNN, encoded by the coding sequence ATGCTTGATTTCGTAAAAGCACATTTATCGACAATTCTCTTGACCTCATCGACGCTTGTCTTAACGCTGATTTATCTTGCAGAAGCTAAGTGGCAAATCATGATGGTTTGGGGAATCTTTACCTTGTTTAACATAGTTAGACTAGCTTTTGCTTATAAGAAAAATAACTAA